From a region of the Halolamina sp. CBA1230 genome:
- a CDS encoding proteasome assembly chaperone family protein — MNDSARPASQFAVEGTEDPKETLLCGFASYGLSGLTAVDFLIDQLELVETGHVAAEGMPSITPFENGQPTHHTRLFSRPDLELTLLKNELFVPPALSSPFGEEILSWTERHGVREIVVVDAVPMQHGPDDHRTYYVATDDYRERRLAETSIEPMARGYLDGVTGALVEQGIDSPLAVGVFRTPVHEQMPDVEAAIRLIETVNGVYDLDVDTEPLQEFADEIQRYYEELHERYEAAAERERAFDDRMYM; from the coding sequence ATGAACGACAGCGCTCGCCCCGCGAGCCAGTTCGCCGTCGAAGGTACCGAAGACCCCAAGGAGACGCTGCTCTGTGGGTTCGCGAGCTACGGGCTCTCCGGGCTGACCGCCGTCGACTTCCTGATCGACCAGCTCGAACTCGTCGAGACGGGCCACGTCGCCGCCGAGGGGATGCCGAGCATCACCCCCTTCGAGAACGGACAGCCGACCCACCACACGCGGCTGTTCTCCCGGCCGGATTTGGAGCTGACGCTTTTGAAGAACGAGCTGTTCGTCCCGCCGGCGCTGAGCTCCCCGTTCGGCGAGGAGATCCTCTCCTGGACCGAGCGCCACGGCGTCCGCGAGATCGTCGTCGTCGACGCGGTGCCGATGCAGCACGGGCCTGACGACCACCGCACCTACTACGTCGCGACCGACGACTACCGCGAGCGGCGGCTCGCCGAGACGAGCATCGAGCCGATGGCCCGGGGGTATCTCGACGGCGTGACGGGCGCGCTGGTCGAACAGGGGATCGACTCGCCGCTCGCGGTCGGGGTGTTCCGCACGCCAGTCCACGAGCAGATGCCCGACGTGGAGGCGGCGATCCGACTGATCGAGACGGTCAACGGCGTGTACGACCTCGACGTCGACACCGAGCCGCTCCAGGAGTTCGCCGACGAGATCCAGCGCTACTACGAGGAGCTCCACGAGCGCTACGAGGCCGCTGCCGAGCGCGAGCGCGCGTTCGACGACCGGATGTACATGTAG
- a CDS encoding NAD(P)/FAD-dependent oxidoreductase has protein sequence MERVDVAIVGGGPAGTAAAHAAAEHGADALVLEKGVPREDREELGPDSTDAAGILDYWVDIMGIHPDEMPDGVVQNTLDRAEFRGPNTACNLRSTGIDSSYDEFGYTFHRARFDDFLRSRAEDAGAHYRTQASVKGVLADQDGHPRHTLALTNGEEIGADYLLLCDGPQRTVTMGVLDEFLADHRAASEVLSPPTANHIAYQEYRKFPEEIYEQVQDAIVFWWGLMPGHTAYPWIFPNQDRVCRVGLTMPIGMDIDAVEEREKYDLLRPEDDRIPQGATYIERLLEREYGDEYDLSDFPLVEDAGKSRGTETYPISSTRPIESPVDAGIAVCGGAMGTTSAFHEGGDHLAVRTGAIAGRLAAEERLGHYNHEWREAIGEEVLRNVSLAELVRDWGPDQWDKVFRVGEEMLAEDDAGEMLSWSPQAGLRGAKLLAEYKLVKFRNRNRHVQLTADEYSY, from the coding sequence ATGGAACGCGTAGACGTCGCCATCGTCGGCGGGGGGCCGGCCGGCACCGCGGCCGCCCACGCCGCGGCCGAACACGGTGCCGACGCGCTGGTGCTGGAGAAGGGGGTCCCGCGCGAGGACCGCGAGGAGCTGGGGCCCGACTCCACCGACGCGGCCGGGATCCTCGACTACTGGGTCGACATCATGGGGATCCACCCCGACGAGATGCCCGACGGGGTGGTCCAGAACACCCTCGACCGCGCGGAGTTCCGCGGGCCGAACACGGCCTGTAACCTCCGCTCGACGGGGATCGACTCCTCCTACGACGAGTTCGGCTACACCTTCCACCGCGCCCGCTTCGACGACTTCCTGCGTTCGCGGGCGGAGGACGCGGGCGCCCACTACCGCACGCAGGCGTCGGTGAAGGGCGTGCTCGCGGATCAGGACGGCCACCCGCGCCACACGCTCGCGCTGACCAACGGCGAGGAGATCGGTGCCGACTACCTCCTGCTGTGTGACGGGCCCCAGCGCACCGTCACGATGGGGGTGCTCGACGAGTTCCTCGCGGATCATCGCGCGGCGAGCGAGGTGCTCTCGCCGCCGACGGCCAACCACATCGCCTACCAGGAGTACCGGAAGTTCCCCGAGGAGATCTACGAGCAGGTGCAGGACGCGATCGTGTTCTGGTGGGGGCTGATGCCCGGCCACACCGCCTACCCGTGGATCTTCCCGAACCAGGACCGGGTCTGCCGGGTCGGGCTGACGATGCCCATCGGGATGGACATCGACGCGGTCGAGGAGCGCGAGAAGTACGACCTCCTGCGCCCCGAGGACGACCGGATCCCGCAGGGCGCGACGTACATCGAGCGCCTGCTCGAACGCGAGTACGGCGACGAGTACGACCTCTCGGACTTCCCGTTGGTCGAGGACGCGGGCAAGAGCCGTGGCACCGAGACGTACCCCATCTCCTCGACACGGCCGATCGAGTCGCCGGTCGACGCCGGGATCGCCGTCTGTGGCGGCGCGATGGGTACCACGTCGGCGTTCCACGAGGGCGGCGACCACCTCGCGGTCCGGACCGGGGCCATCGCGGGGCGACTGGCCGCCGAGGAGCGACTGGGTCACTACAACCACGAGTGGCGCGAGGCGATCGGCGAGGAGGTACTGCGCAACGTCTCGCTCGCCGAACTCGTCCGGGACTGGGGGCCGGATCAGTGGGACAAGGTGTTCCGCGTCGGCGAGGAGATGCTGGCCGAGGACGACGCCGGCGAGATGCTCTCCTGGAGCCCGCAGGCGGGGCTGCGTGGCGCGAAGCTACTCGCGGAGTACAAGCTGGTGAAGTTCCGGAACCGCAACCGACACGTCCAGCTGACCGCCGACGAGTACAGCTACTAG
- a CDS encoding triphosphoribosyl-dephospho-CoA synthase, which yields MSRDSPRTPAENAELALLLEVAGTPKPGNVDRRRDLDDLRFEQFLAGSVGSAAGLRQAAEGAPIGEAFDHAVAGMSRQSGGNTQFGCLLLLTPLVSAAADDELTREAVRERCRATTVDDAVAFYRAFEHVDVAVGDPPEGADDLDVRRGSDAESALRERGTTLWDVMELSADPDDGVPDTNAAEWVEGFPRTFDAADAVLGDDGPVPDRAARCFLRQLAAEPDTLVRTSHGEATARETRRRAEETLAEVERTDSLDPAEELAREFVDGGINPGTTADRVAAALFVALERGLTV from the coding sequence ATGAGCCGCGACAGCCCCCGAACGCCGGCGGAGAACGCCGAACTCGCGCTGCTGCTGGAGGTCGCGGGCACGCCGAAGCCGGGGAACGTCGACCGCCGGCGCGACCTCGACGACCTGCGCTTCGAGCAGTTCCTCGCCGGGAGCGTCGGGAGCGCCGCAGGACTGCGGCAAGCAGCCGAGGGTGCGCCGATCGGGGAGGCGTTCGACCACGCCGTCGCGGGGATGAGCCGCCAGTCCGGCGGCAACACGCAGTTCGGCTGTCTGCTGCTGCTGACGCCGCTGGTGAGCGCTGCGGCGGACGACGAACTGACCCGCGAGGCGGTTCGTGAACGCTGCCGGGCGACCACTGTCGACGACGCCGTGGCGTTCTACCGCGCGTTCGAGCACGTCGACGTGGCGGTCGGCGATCCACCCGAGGGCGCGGACGATCTCGACGTCCGGCGCGGGAGCGACGCCGAGTCCGCGCTCCGCGAGCGGGGGACGACGCTGTGGGACGTGATGGAACTCTCCGCCGACCCCGACGACGGCGTTCCCGACACCAACGCCGCGGAGTGGGTCGAGGGGTTCCCGCGGACGTTCGACGCCGCCGACGCGGTCCTGGGGGACGACGGGCCAGTGCCCGACCGCGCGGCTCGCTGTTTCCTCCGACAGCTCGCTGCGGAGCCGGACACGCTGGTCCGGACGAGCCACGGCGAGGCGACTGCGCGTGAGACCCGCCGGCGTGCCGAGGAAACGCTCGCCGAGGTCGAACGGACAGACTCGCTCGATCCGGCCGAGGAACTGGCCCGCGAGTTCGTCGACGGGGGGATCAACCCCGGGACGACCGCGGACCGCGTGGCCGCGGCGCTGTTCGTCGCGCTCGAACGGGGGTTGACCGTATGA
- a CDS encoding 30S ribosomal protein S17e, protein MAIKPKYVKQLGTLLLEKYPESFNQNFETNKESVSALTNVESKEVRNRIAGYITRKEAGAAAQEAEA, encoded by the coding sequence ATGGCAATCAAGCCGAAGTACGTCAAACAGCTGGGGACGCTCCTGCTCGAGAAGTACCCCGAGTCGTTCAACCAGAACTTCGAGACGAACAAGGAGAGCGTCTCAGCGCTCACCAACGTCGAGTCGAAGGAAGTCCGCAACCGCATCGCGGGGTACATCACGCGGAAGGAAGCCGGCGCCGCCGCCCAGGAAGCCGAAGCGTAG
- the thyX gene encoding FAD-dependent thymidylate synthase has translation MEVELLEATENPEELICSAARNDYASAFVGDQTFEETMETVDGDDIEEKKGTLIGHLLSHGHFGPFEHAQATFAIEGMSRSCMAQLTRHRHVSFDVQSMRYVAFDDVDPEDVGDGEMVVTPPSATDPDWIGRNQQGGSVDEETVEKREEVFRDSVQRSVEEYQRLLDLGMPPEDARFVLPIGTEVNVVMSMNARTLMHVADMRAAADAQWEIRGLTEQVLDYAAEWCPITFEYYEEHMKNRKNRLAP, from the coding sequence ATGGAGGTCGAACTACTGGAGGCCACGGAGAACCCGGAGGAACTGATCTGTTCGGCCGCGCGAAACGACTACGCGTCGGCGTTCGTCGGCGACCAGACGTTCGAGGAGACGATGGAGACCGTCGACGGCGACGATATCGAGGAGAAGAAGGGGACGCTGATCGGCCACCTGCTGAGCCACGGCCACTTCGGCCCGTTCGAGCACGCCCAGGCGACGTTCGCGATCGAGGGGATGTCCCGCTCGTGTATGGCCCAGCTCACCCGCCACCGCCACGTCTCCTTCGACGTCCAGAGCATGCGCTACGTCGCGTTCGACGACGTCGACCCCGAGGACGTAGGTGACGGCGAGATGGTGGTGACGCCCCCCTCCGCGACCGACCCCGACTGGATCGGCCGCAATCAGCAGGGCGGCAGCGTCGACGAGGAGACCGTCGAGAAACGGGAGGAGGTGTTCCGGGACTCGGTCCAGCGCTCCGTCGAGGAGTACCAGCGCCTGCTCGACCTCGGGATGCCGCCGGAGGACGCCCGGTTCGTCCTCCCGATCGGCACCGAGGTCAACGTCGTGATGAGCATGAACGCCCGAACGCTGATGCACGTCGCCGACATGCGCGCCGCCGCCGACGCCCAGTGGGAGATCCGCGGGCTGACCGAGCAGGTGCTCGACTACGCGGCGGAGTGGTGTCCGATCACGTTCGAGTACTACGAGGAGCACATGAAAAACCGGAAGAACCGGCTCGCGCCGTAG
- a CDS encoding DUF447 domain-containing protein, giving the protein MTGENGDWKPENDAPDGWPVPLRGVTESVIATKGPNGLWNLAALGLHAGDPVTARTYGNTRTRRNLERRGGGVVQFVADPRTFVDAALSIREESEPVVPSADGWVDVDATLIDSWTDEGTAIREWELLPGESAVVREGATTINRGFGAVVEATVAASRLGVSGFDDEELRARLDFLASVAERAGGAREREAMECVAANADWCYQPEN; this is encoded by the coding sequence ATGACGGGGGAGAACGGCGATTGGAAGCCCGAGAACGACGCGCCCGACGGCTGGCCGGTCCCGCTACGCGGGGTAACGGAGTCGGTGATCGCAACGAAGGGGCCGAACGGCCTGTGGAACCTCGCCGCGCTCGGGCTCCACGCGGGCGATCCCGTGACCGCGCGGACGTACGGCAACACACGGACGCGGCGGAACCTCGAACGCCGCGGCGGCGGGGTGGTCCAGTTCGTCGCCGATCCGCGAACGTTCGTCGACGCCGCGCTGTCGATCCGGGAGGAGTCCGAACCGGTCGTTCCGAGCGCGGACGGGTGGGTCGACGTCGACGCGACGCTCATCGATAGCTGGACGGACGAGGGGACGGCGATCCGGGAGTGGGAGCTTCTCCCCGGCGAGTCGGCAGTCGTCCGGGAGGGGGCGACGACGATCAACCGCGGTTTCGGCGCGGTGGTCGAGGCGACGGTCGCGGCCTCGCGGCTCGGCGTTTCGGGGTTCGACGACGAGGAGCTCCGGGCCCGACTCGACTTCCTCGCGAGCGTGGCCGAGCGCGCCGGCGGCGCCCGCGAGCGCGAGGCGATGGAGTGCGTGGCGGCGAACGCGGACTGGTGCTACCAACCGGAGAACTAA